The region GATCATGTTCTTCACGTAGTCCGCGTGCCCCGGACAGTCGATGTGCGCGTAGTGCCGGTTCGCCGTCTCGTATTCCACGTGCGCCACCGCGATCGTTATCCCCCGCTCCTTCTCCTCCGGCGCCTTGTCGATGGACCAGAAGTCCTGGTACTCCGCCATACCCTTTTGCGCCAGCACCCGCGTTATCGCGCTCGTCAGCGTCGTCTTCCCGTGGTCCACGTGCCCGATCGTCCCCACGTTCATGTGCGGCTTCGTCCGCTCAAACTTCGCCTTGGCCATGGCGTCAAAACCTCCGATGCCCTCAAGCGGTAGGGATTTTTGCGTCTGGTCTTATACTATTTGCCAGATATATTTGCTATTTAACGTCGTACGCGCCCGCCGCCGCGACCGGGGCGAGGCGCGAAGTTTCAACTTATAACACAAAAGCCCTTAAAAGTAAAGCATTTTTACGCATAAAACGCGTTACCCCCCTAAAATTCGGGTACGAATCCCCGCGCCAGCCGCAAAATTCGGTCGGCGATATTTTTCGGTACCTTGTCGTAGTGCAGGAACTCCAGCGAATACGTCGCGCGTCCCTGCGTTATGGACCGCAGGCCGGTGGCATAGCCGAAAGTCTCGGCGATGGGGCATACGGCCTTGATAATCTCCGCGTCGGCGCGG is a window of bacterium DNA encoding:
- a CDS encoding GTP-binding protein; the protein is MAKAKFERTKPHMNVGTIGHVDHGKTTLTSAITRVLAQKGMAEYQDFWSIDKAPEEKERGITIAVAHVEYETANRHYAHIDCPGHADYVKNMI